A single genomic interval of Haloterrigena salifodinae harbors:
- a CDS encoding TRAM domain-containing protein has protein sequence MADCPLADDCPSFSERISGMGCQHYGDRGGKEWCKHYSQPIEDLKTQPVKSGEEIVIDVVDMHESGAGVGRTEDGFIVLVDGILPEARARVQVTQVHSNHARAEELELLPLDPDEDAEPDADATSADDEGEDEDEDKDEDAESGADTDGKDKGKPARERLGSRENFWGS, from the coding sequence ATGGCAGACTGTCCACTTGCCGACGACTGCCCAAGCTTTTCCGAGCGGATCTCGGGAATGGGGTGTCAACACTACGGCGACCGCGGGGGCAAGGAGTGGTGTAAGCACTACAGCCAGCCCATCGAGGATCTGAAGACCCAGCCCGTCAAGTCGGGCGAGGAGATCGTTATCGACGTCGTCGACATGCACGAGAGCGGCGCCGGCGTCGGGCGGACGGAAGACGGGTTTATCGTGCTGGTCGACGGCATTCTTCCGGAGGCCCGAGCCCGCGTTCAGGTGACCCAGGTCCACAGCAACCACGCCCGTGCCGAGGAACTCGAACTCCTCCCGTTGGATCCCGACGAGGACGCGGAGCCCGACGCCGACGCAACGTCGGCCGATGACGAGGGCGAGGACGAGGATGAGGATAAGGACGAGGACGCGGAATCCGGCGCCGACACGGACGGCAAGGACAAAGGCAAGCCGGCCCGCGAACGGCTCGGCAGCCGAGAGAACTTCTGGGGCTCGTAG
- a CDS encoding electron transfer flavoprotein subunit beta/FixA family protein has translation MKILVTVKEVATVEDEFEIEGTGIADQYLGADLNEWDDYAIEEAVQLQEAGVADEVVTVTIGPEECEQTIRQALAKGADRAVRIWDDSLEDVDLLDVGAKTEILSAVVEEEDPDLVLTGVQAGDDSFGATGVSVAENLGYQWGAVVNHLEHGFDDDAASVRRELEGGVEELTEIELPAVLTIQTGINEPRYASLRGIRQAQRKELDVKALADLGIDESAVDSQLELTDMYEPESESDVTTWEGSPEEAAGELAELLRDKGVAQ, from the coding sequence ATGAAAATCCTCGTTACGGTCAAAGAAGTCGCGACCGTCGAAGACGAGTTCGAAATCGAGGGTACTGGGATCGCCGACCAGTATCTGGGCGCCGACCTCAACGAGTGGGACGACTACGCCATCGAGGAGGCCGTCCAGCTCCAGGAGGCGGGCGTCGCCGACGAAGTCGTGACGGTCACGATCGGTCCGGAGGAGTGCGAACAGACCATCCGGCAGGCGCTGGCGAAAGGTGCCGATCGCGCCGTCCGCATCTGGGACGACTCGCTCGAGGACGTCGATCTGCTGGACGTCGGCGCCAAGACGGAGATCCTGAGCGCCGTCGTCGAGGAGGAAGATCCCGACCTCGTCCTGACGGGCGTCCAAGCCGGCGACGATAGCTTCGGCGCGACGGGCGTCTCCGTCGCCGAAAACCTCGGCTACCAGTGGGGCGCCGTCGTCAACCACTTAGAGCACGGCTTCGACGACGACGCGGCCTCCGTTCGACGCGAACTCGAGGGCGGGGTCGAGGAGCTGACCGAGATCGAGCTCCCCGCGGTCCTAACGATTCAGACGGGGATCAACGAGCCCCGCTACGCCAGCCTGCGCGGGATCCGGCAGGCCCAGCGCAAGGAACTCGACGTCAAGGCGCTGGCCGATCTCGGCATCGACGAGAGCGCCGTCGACTCCCAACTCGAGCTGACGGACATGTACGAGCCTGAAAGCGAGAGCGACGTGACGACCTGGGAGGGAAGTCCCGAGGAGGCGGCCGGCGAGCTCGCTGAACTGCTTCGCGACAAGGGGGTGGCACAATGA
- a CDS encoding HFX_2341 family transcriptional regulator, with product MQTHIVPVGFDYDRLIAPLVRDQIDVDSVILLEGAVGSEANVEYSRHLSDKLETDFKNLLGATTERFVLEDVYDYDAAFEQAYDLITAELDDGNEVWVNVAAMPRTVSFAFANAAHSLMVERQEDREGIHTYYTAPEKYLETELAEELREQIELLEELDAGAGVQGEGADTLDGDRIDDRLESARDLLSEFDERGTTIGAKEIDGRHIVELPVASFSNVKPFEELILFKLGEDGEFDSVSELAESLARELNEEYTDSFRSKVIYNVDRLGPGGKGYIEREEHGKSYRTRLSRIGELWVRAHSDDESR from the coding sequence ATGCAAACCCACATCGTCCCGGTCGGCTTCGACTACGACCGGCTGATCGCGCCGCTGGTGCGCGATCAGATCGACGTCGACAGCGTCATCCTCCTCGAGGGCGCCGTCGGGAGCGAGGCCAACGTCGAGTACTCCCGGCACCTCTCGGACAAACTCGAGACGGACTTCAAGAACCTGCTGGGAGCGACCACCGAGCGGTTCGTCCTCGAAGACGTCTACGACTACGACGCGGCCTTCGAGCAGGCCTACGACCTCATCACCGCGGAGCTCGACGACGGCAACGAGGTCTGGGTCAACGTCGCCGCGATGCCCCGCACGGTGAGTTTCGCCTTCGCCAACGCCGCCCACTCGCTGATGGTCGAGCGCCAGGAGGACCGCGAGGGAATCCACACCTACTACACGGCCCCCGAGAAGTACCTCGAGACGGAACTGGCCGAGGAGCTCCGCGAGCAGATCGAACTCCTCGAGGAACTGGACGCCGGGGCGGGCGTACAGGGAGAGGGTGCCGACACCCTCGACGGCGACCGGATCGACGACCGCCTCGAGAGCGCCCGCGACCTCCTCTCGGAATTCGACGAGCGCGGGACGACGATCGGCGCCAAGGAGATCGACGGTCGCCACATCGTCGAACTGCCTGTCGCCTCCTTCTCGAACGTTAAACCTTTCGAGGAACTCATCCTGTTCAAACTCGGCGAGGACGGCGAGTTCGATTCGGTCTCCGAACTCGCGGAGTCGCTGGCCCGCGAACTGAACGAGGAGTACACCGACAGCTTCCGCTCGAAGGTCATCTACAACGTCGACCGCCTCGGACCGGGCGGGAAGGGGTACATCGAGCGCGAAGAACACGGGAAATCCTACCGAACCCGACTCTCCCGCATCGGCGAACTCTGGGTGCGGGCCCACTCCGACGACGAGTCGCGATAA
- a CDS encoding MBL fold metallo-hydrolase yields the protein MERIPLSNSAFEGDNNAYLFADESEAALIDTGDWTATTREQLETALAERDLAFADVDRVFLTHWHGDHTGLAGEIQAESGAEVYVHEADAPLVEGDEDAWDAMYELQEEYFEQWGMPEEKRAVLRERMADAGTGAASPTVTTFADGETFPVPGGKLEVVHASGHAAGLSMFATTLEGRREVISGDALLPVYTPNVGGADVRVDRPLERYLRALRGVVEADYDRAWPGHRDPIDEPADRAQHIIDHHAERAWRVLDALDREDPCDTWSVSAALFGDLEDIHILHGPGESYAHLEHLERAGTVVREETEYRLADGVAEVLAAKDERRWHLEY from the coding sequence ATGGAGCGGATCCCCCTGTCGAACTCGGCGTTCGAAGGCGACAACAACGCGTACCTCTTCGCGGACGAATCGGAGGCGGCGCTGATCGACACCGGCGACTGGACGGCGACGACGCGGGAGCAACTCGAGACCGCCCTCGCCGAACGGGACCTCGCCTTCGCCGACGTCGATCGGGTTTTCCTCACCCACTGGCACGGCGACCACACCGGACTGGCGGGCGAGATTCAGGCCGAAAGCGGGGCCGAGGTCTACGTCCACGAGGCCGACGCGCCGCTCGTCGAGGGCGACGAGGACGCCTGGGACGCGATGTACGAGCTACAGGAGGAGTACTTCGAGCAGTGGGGGATGCCCGAGGAGAAGCGGGCCGTCCTCCGGGAGCGGATGGCCGACGCCGGGACGGGCGCCGCGTCGCCGACGGTCACGACGTTCGCCGACGGCGAGACGTTCCCCGTACCCGGCGGCAAACTCGAGGTCGTCCACGCGTCCGGCCACGCCGCGGGGTTGAGCATGTTCGCAACGACCCTCGAGGGCCGGCGGGAGGTCATCTCCGGCGACGCGCTGTTGCCCGTCTACACGCCCAACGTCGGCGGCGCGGACGTCCGCGTCGATCGGCCACTCGAGCGCTATCTGCGGGCGCTTCGGGGGGTCGTCGAGGCCGACTACGATCGCGCGTGGCCGGGCCACCGCGATCCGATCGACGAGCCCGCCGACCGGGCCCAGCACATCATCGACCACCATGCGGAACGCGCCTGGCGGGTCCTCGACGCGCTGGATCGCGAGGATCCCTGCGACACCTGGTCCGTAAGCGCGGCCCTGTTCGGTGACCTCGAGGACATCCACATCCTCCACGGCCCCGGCGAATCGTACGCCCACCTGGAGCACCTAGAGCGGGCCGGGACCGTCGTCCGGGAGGAGACCGAGTATCGCCTGGCCGACGGCGTCGCGGAAGTACTCGCCGCGAAGGACGAACGGCGCTGGCACCTCGAGTACTGA
- a CDS encoding Tfx family DNA-binding protein produces the protein MIDEIEELLEEIGFDAETSVLTHRQAQVLALRERGVSQADIADALGTSRANVSSIESSARENLAKARETVAFAEALRAPVRVRVPAGTDLYDVPQLVYDACDEQGVKVDHTAPDLMKVVSDAAGPAVSGREVSTPLIVGVTSEGMVRVRHQDRRE, from the coding sequence GTGATCGACGAGATCGAGGAACTGCTCGAGGAGATCGGGTTCGACGCCGAGACGAGCGTGTTGACACACCGTCAGGCGCAGGTGCTCGCGCTCCGCGAACGCGGCGTCTCGCAGGCCGACATCGCCGACGCGCTGGGCACCTCGCGGGCGAACGTCTCCTCGATCGAGTCGAGCGCGCGCGAGAACTTAGCGAAGGCTCGCGAGACGGTGGCCTTCGCGGAGGCGTTGCGGGCGCCGGTCCGCGTCCGGGTGCCGGCCGGGACCGACCTCTACGACGTTCCGCAGTTGGTCTACGACGCCTGCGACGAGCAGGGCGTCAAGGTCGATCACACAGCGCCGGACCTGATGAAGGTCGTCAGCGACGCCGCAGGGCCGGCGGTGTCGGGACGCGAGGTGTCGACGCCGCTGATCGTCGGCGTCACCTCCGAGGGGATGGTGCGGGTCCGCCACCAGGACCGCCGGGAGTGA